The Novosphingobium kaempferiae genome includes a window with the following:
- a CDS encoding enoyl-CoA hydratase/isomerase family protein, translating to MTEEAPHLLTEEVDGILIATLNRPDKLNAISREMMDLLTEAVWRLRERADLKVMLIRSAGRYFSSGADLRGGNRNIQSEANVAANTASKVRENHRLNLNNMQQLWDEMEHVEKPIVAAHHAMCVGGGLEMSLSCDFRLAAKSAGYAFPEGLFGVLPASGGVSRLTRICGPHWARWLIMANKPASADMAFTMGLVHQVYEDDTFEAEVMDFCRHLAKQNGEQMGAAKVAIELCAEVGRDSSRHVERMANSGLMLNPAYIEGMEAYLKGVGGKGK from the coding sequence ATGACCGAAGAAGCCCCGCACCTGCTGACCGAGGAAGTGGACGGCATCCTGATCGCCACGCTCAACCGGCCGGACAAGCTGAACGCCATCAGTCGCGAGATGATGGACTTGCTCACCGAAGCAGTGTGGCGCCTGCGCGAGCGGGCGGACCTCAAGGTCATGCTGATCCGCTCCGCCGGACGCTATTTCTCATCCGGTGCGGACTTGCGCGGCGGCAACCGCAACATCCAGTCGGAGGCCAACGTCGCCGCGAACACCGCCAGCAAGGTGCGCGAGAACCATCGGCTCAACCTCAACAACATGCAGCAGCTGTGGGACGAGATGGAGCATGTCGAAAAGCCCATCGTCGCCGCGCACCATGCGATGTGCGTCGGCGGCGGGCTGGAGATGAGCCTGTCGTGCGACTTCCGCCTTGCCGCGAAAAGCGCGGGCTATGCCTTCCCGGAAGGGCTGTTCGGCGTGCTGCCCGCATCCGGCGGCGTCTCGCGGCTGACGCGGATCTGCGGACCGCACTGGGCGCGCTGGCTCATCATGGCGAACAAGCCCGCGAGCGCCGACATGGCCTTCACCATGGGCCTCGTCCACCAGGTCTACGAGGACGACACGTTCGAGGCCGAGGTGATGGACTTCTGCCGCCACCTCGCGAAACAGAACGGCGAACAGATGGGCGCGGCCAAGGTGGCGATCGAACTGTGCGCCGAAGTCGGGCGCGATTCCTCTCGCCATGTGGAGCGCATGGCCAACAGCGGGCTGATGCTGAACC